In Sebaldella termitidis ATCC 33386, one DNA window encodes the following:
- a CDS encoding ACT domain-containing protein → MDGKVVVTVMGADKTGIVAGVSAKLNELDINIIDISQTIFENEIFAMIMLTEVKNNQRSIEDIQNEFKAVEESLKVKIFIQHEDIFKAMHRI, encoded by the coding sequence ATGGACGGTAAAGTAGTAGTGACTGTAATGGGTGCAGACAAGACCGGAATTGTAGCCGGAGTATCTGCAAAGCTGAATGAACTGGATATAAATATAATCGATATATCACAGACAATTTTTGAAAATGAAATATTTGCGATGATAATGCTCACTGAAGTAAAAAACAATCAAAGAAGCATAGAAGATATACAAAATGAATTTAAGGCAGTGGAAGAAAGTTTAAAAGTAAAAATATTTATACAGCATGAAGATATCTTCAAAGCAATGCATAGAATATAA
- a CDS encoding DUF1848 domain-containing protein, with product MIISASRRCDIPKYGKKWLLENLKQEYVNVTNPFNRNQIKKVSLKSEDVDLFVFWTKDCSDFTDVLDYLKSKNIKFLIQYTINGYPPEIEPHTGNTEKIINNFNDINLRYPGSVLWRYDPVILADSFDLKYHTKKFSYIFQNIKHSTARCYTSFFDEYRKNKKFIAAYNVNINDFSKYEEILTEFDNIVDGSDVKLVVCSEPVNYISYKNVIKGACIDKDYINEVLALNIQGKRDSGQRKFCSCVKSIDIGAYNQCRTGCKYCYACNNN from the coding sequence TTGATTATTAGTGCAAGCAGAAGGTGTGACATCCCAAAATACGGGAAAAAATGGCTTCTAGAAAATCTGAAACAGGAATATGTTAATGTAACTAATCCTTTTAACAGAAATCAAATAAAAAAAGTCTCATTAAAAAGTGAAGATGTTGATCTTTTTGTTTTCTGGACAAAAGACTGCTCTGATTTTACAGATGTTTTGGATTATCTGAAAAGTAAAAACATAAAATTTTTAATACAATATACAATAAACGGATATCCTCCCGAAATAGAGCCGCATACCGGCAATACAGAAAAAATTATTAATAATTTCAATGATATTAATTTACGATATCCCGGCTCTGTCTTGTGGAGATATGATCCTGTTATTCTCGCAGACAGTTTTGACCTGAAGTATCATACAAAGAAATTTTCTTATATTTTTCAAAATATAAAGCATTCTACTGCAAGATGCTATACAAGTTTTTTTGATGAATACAGAAAAAATAAAAAATTCATAGCTGCATATAATGTTAATATAAATGACTTTTCAAAATATGAAGAGATTCTTACTGAATTTGACAATATTGTAGATGGTTCGGATGTAAAGCTTGTAGTTTGTTCTGAACCGGTTAATTACATCAGCTATAAAAATGTAATAAAAGGTGCGTGCATTGATAAAGACTATATTAATGAAGTTTTAGCCCTGAACATTCAGGGAAAGCGTGATTCAGGACAGAGAAAATTCTGCAGCTGTGTAAAAAGTATCGATATCGGTGCTTATAATCAGTGCAGAACAGGCTGTAAATATTGTTATGCCTGTAATAATAACTAG
- a CDS encoding DNA-3-methyladenine glycosylase family protein produces MEFFQYGQKETDYLKKKDKRLAEVIDRIGPVQREIIPDLFAGLVNSIVGQQISTKAFITIWNRIKDLFGTVTPESILSKSAEELQKCGITMKKSVYIRNIAVDIINGSLNLDELYELPDDEVCHRLSSLNGIGTWTAEMLMTFSMQRPDILSWDDLAIRRGIMMLYRHKKLDKNLFERYKKRYSPYGSVASLYLWEISLGK; encoded by the coding sequence ATGGAATTTTTTCAATACGGCCAAAAGGAAACAGATTATCTGAAAAAAAAAGATAAACGTCTTGCTGAAGTTATCGACAGAATCGGACCGGTTCAAAGGGAGATTATTCCTGATCTCTTTGCAGGGCTTGTAAACAGTATCGTCGGCCAGCAGATTTCTACCAAAGCTTTTATTACCATCTGGAACAGAATAAAAGATCTTTTCGGAACTGTTACTCCTGAAAGTATTCTCTCGAAATCTGCCGAAGAGCTTCAAAAATGCGGTATTACAATGAAAAAATCGGTTTACATCCGTAATATAGCTGTGGATATAATAAACGGAAGTCTTAATCTTGACGAACTTTATGAACTGCCTGATGATGAAGTCTGCCACAGATTATCCTCCCTGAATGGTATTGGTACATGGACAGCAGAAATGCTTATGACCTTTTCCATGCAGCGTCCTGATATTCTAAGCTGGGATGATCTGGCTATAAGGCGCGGCATTATGATGCTTTACAGGCACAAAAAACTGGATAAAAATCTTTTTGAGAGATACAAAAAAAGATACTCCCCGTATGGTTCAGTGGCATCCCTGTATTTATGGGAAATTTCTTTGGGAAAATAA
- a CDS encoding PFL family protein, which yields MLLLPDEILETINMISTYSLDVRTVTMGISLLDCIDPSAEKTAENIYNKIVKYGKNLVEYADEISSKYNVPIVNKRVSVTPIAIIGNSTDAEDYTIFAEALDRAATEIGIDFIGGFSALVDKGFTKGDIRLINSIPKALSSTAKVCSSVNVGSTKSGINLDAIKMMGKTVKELAQLSADQDGLAAAKFVVFTNAVPDNPFMAGAFHGVENADVVLNVGISGPGVVRHALAQVDKKAKIDEIIETIKKISFKITRMGELIGREVANKLEIEFGIIDLSLAPTPAVGDSVANVLEEFGLESVGAYGTTFALAILNDAVKKGGAMAASRVGGLTGAFIPVSEDQGMIAATSKGYLTLEKLEAMTCVCSVGLDMIAIPGDTTEAVVSGIIADEMAIGMINSKTTAVRIIPVPGKKAGDRVVFGGLLGEADIININNLDCSVLINRGGKVAPPIQALKN from the coding sequence ATGTTATTACTCCCAGATGAGATATTAGAAACAATAAATATGATTAGTACATATAGTCTTGATGTAAGAACAGTAACAATGGGAATCAGTCTTTTGGACTGCATAGATCCCAGTGCTGAAAAAACAGCTGAGAATATATATAATAAAATAGTAAAATACGGGAAAAATCTTGTGGAATATGCAGATGAAATATCAAGTAAATATAATGTTCCTATAGTTAATAAAAGAGTGTCAGTTACTCCGATTGCTATTATAGGTAATTCTACAGATGCCGAAGACTATACTATATTTGCCGAAGCACTGGACAGAGCAGCAACAGAGATAGGGATAGACTTCATAGGAGGTTTTTCTGCTTTAGTTGATAAAGGATTTACAAAAGGGGATATAAGGTTAATCAATAGTATACCAAAAGCACTAAGCAGTACGGCAAAAGTCTGCTCTTCAGTTAATGTAGGATCAACTAAGTCAGGAATAAATCTGGATGCCATAAAAATGATGGGAAAAACAGTAAAGGAGCTGGCACAGCTTTCCGCTGATCAGGATGGTCTTGCAGCAGCGAAATTCGTGGTATTTACTAATGCGGTACCGGATAATCCTTTTATGGCAGGAGCTTTTCACGGGGTGGAAAATGCTGATGTAGTACTGAATGTAGGGATAAGCGGACCAGGAGTGGTAAGACATGCTTTGGCACAGGTAGATAAAAAGGCAAAAATAGATGAGATAATAGAAACAATAAAAAAAATAAGCTTTAAAATAACAAGAATGGGTGAGCTTATAGGTAGAGAAGTAGCAAATAAGCTGGAAATAGAGTTTGGAATTATTGACTTATCTCTTGCTCCTACTCCGGCAGTGGGAGACAGTGTTGCCAATGTTCTTGAAGAATTCGGGCTTGAATCAGTAGGTGCTTACGGAACAACTTTTGCTCTTGCCATACTAAATGATGCAGTAAAAAAAGGCGGTGCTATGGCAGCAAGCAGAGTGGGAGGACTGACAGGAGCATTTATTCCCGTGAGTGAAGATCAGGGAATGATAGCAGCTACAAGTAAGGGATATCTTACACTGGAAAAACTCGAGGCAATGACATGTGTTTGTTCTGTGGGTCTGGACATGATAGCAATTCCGGGAGATACCACTGAAGCTGTAGTATCAGGAATTATAGCTGATGAAATGGCAATAGGAATGATAAACAGTAAGACAACAGCTGTAAGAATAATACCTGTACCGGGAAAAAAGGCCGGAGACAGGGTTGTTTTTGGAGGTCTGCTTGGAGAAGCCGATATAATTAATATAAATAATCTGGATTGTTCTGTCCTTATAAACAGAGGCGGAAAAGTGGCTCCGCCGATTCAGGCATTAAAAAATTAA
- a CDS encoding SIMPL domain-containing protein, whose translation MKKKTIMVIMAILLSFGILKAEMSPAEAEMERVRQQYGEKYLVVGTINNLVGIGTLKVKPDIMVTEFELKTEGSTLEQASNENAKTMTEFKKYLISLGIKSEDIETSRYTRNNETVQGDKGKGRYVTKIDVRINSLDTQRFYDVMGILEQEEISRLVKNDYGNYYTYTVESPVTTEKSSKQIAKDKYDRIEKKLRGAGIGNVEIASYNTAEAEPEKKQVYTVTHAFRVRMKTSVDMGKVLQKGQSYKIKNPGRITYDISEDLKKKYTLEAYEKAMQEIVDKSKVILRNRGYEVGDIKYINDSSPYWNYNNNSGSGIVMMQNSGNFSADYKAASVDIPFSVAQEMSITVTLTASYDILKLKR comes from the coding sequence ATGAAAAAAAAGACGATTATGGTAATAATGGCAATATTACTGTCTTTTGGCATACTAAAAGCCGAGATGTCACCAGCTGAGGCAGAAATGGAAAGGGTAAGACAGCAATACGGAGAAAAATATCTGGTGGTAGGAACAATAAACAACCTTGTGGGAATCGGTACATTAAAAGTAAAACCCGATATCATGGTAACAGAGTTTGAATTAAAAACTGAAGGAAGCACATTGGAGCAGGCATCAAATGAAAATGCAAAAACGATGACTGAGTTCAAAAAATACTTGATATCATTGGGAATAAAATCGGAGGATATAGAAACATCAAGATATACAAGAAATAATGAAACAGTTCAGGGTGATAAAGGAAAGGGAAGATATGTGACAAAAATAGATGTGCGGATAAATTCCCTTGATACACAAAGATTTTATGATGTTATGGGAATCCTTGAGCAGGAAGAAATAAGCAGACTGGTAAAAAATGACTATGGAAATTACTATACCTATACGGTAGAGTCACCTGTAACAACAGAAAAATCATCAAAGCAGATTGCGAAAGATAAGTATGACAGAATTGAGAAAAAATTAAGAGGAGCAGGGATAGGGAATGTGGAAATAGCCAGTTATAATACAGCAGAGGCAGAACCGGAAAAAAAACAGGTTTATACTGTAACTCATGCTTTCAGGGTAAGAATGAAAACATCTGTAGATATGGGGAAAGTTCTGCAAAAAGGTCAGTCTTATAAAATAAAAAATCCCGGGAGAATAACTTATGATATATCAGAGGATTTAAAGAAAAAATACACATTAGAGGCATATGAAAAAGCAATGCAGGAGATAGTGGATAAATCAAAAGTTATTTTAAGAAACAGAGGATATGAGGTAGGAGACATAAAATACATAAATGACAGCAGTCCGTACTGGAATTATAACAATAATTCAGGCTCAGGAATAGTAATGATGCAGAACAGCGGAAATTTTTCTGCGGATTATAAAGCAGCGAGTGTGGATATTCCTTTTTCAGTTGCTCAGGAAATGAGTATAACCGTGACACTTACAGCATCATATGATATATTAAAATTGAAAAGATAA